A stretch of the Pedobacter sp. MC2016-14 genome encodes the following:
- a CDS encoding TonB-dependent receptor — translation MKRTLLLFSLFLTFFGAAQAQTRQVTGKVTDKSNNETIPGVSITVKGTNVVVSTDTKGEFKIAVPTTGTVVLVARYVGYKPSEITVGTQTKINFSLAEDVNTLNEVVVNIGYGTVKKKDLTGAVSSVTADVIAAAPVSSALQAIQGRVAGVNISSTEGSPDAEMTIRVRGGGSLTGDNTPLYILDGFPVASISDIAPADIESIDILKDASSTAIYGSRGANGVILVTTKNSKNGKTAISFSSFTGIRKLAKKLDVLTPLDYATFQYERSLLANAPNEYTKYFGNYQDIDLYGNVVPNDWQEIVFGRTGTTYNQNLNISGGGEKTKFSLSHSYVKDKAIMIGSGYQRHNMNFKLNHKLYDKLTLDFGVRYSDTKTEGGGANEQNEKSSADSRLKYAMIYPAFPVGDLTDNDVTDPNFNLYNPIDAIYDNDQLIRRKMTNLSGALTYNIVDGLRLRSEIGYDGYKNEQDRYYGSTTYFVINNVALYPGLPAVIFTNTTRNAIRNTNTLSYDFKKLLGKDHNLNFLLGHEYIKTAQEIHTTQIDGFPATYDFDATRKLSGQGKESKSAKVFSPDDVLLSFFSRANYDYKGKYLLSATFRADGSSKFLGSKNRWGYFPSASGAWRISAEEFMDDTKSWLNDLKLRLSYGTAGNNNIPVGQTIQLFAPNDPSTPVYTNGYANFLAPNKTQANPDLKWETTITRNIGLDFSLFNSKVTGTIDLYKNKTKDLLLLYLTGGGGYDNQYRNIGATENKGLEFSANWNAVRKTNFDLSLNANISFNKNKVQSLGGLSNYPGTSGWASTEIGEDYRVEEGASVGRIFGYQSDGRYNVSDFLPYNGSAWQRKPGVVNATDMIGTLRPGSMKLKDLNGDGVINLSDRTIIGNATPSHTGGFSINTRIYNFDIGTYFNWSYGNDIYNANKIEYTSTSKYNSRNMISVMETGSRWTNLRANGTISNDGAELEAMNANTTLWSPYMSKYVLTDWAVEDGSFLRLGTLTLGYTLGKDLSKKLGMKSLRVYTSAYNLFVITNYSGFDPEVSTRRKDPLTPGVDYSAYPKSKTYVVGLNVNF, via the coding sequence ATGAAGAGAACATTACTCCTGTTTTCATTATTTTTGACTTTTTTTGGCGCTGCTCAAGCCCAAACAAGACAAGTAACTGGAAAAGTCACAGACAAATCAAACAACGAAACCATTCCTGGCGTAAGTATTACCGTTAAAGGTACAAACGTAGTAGTAAGTACAGATACGAAAGGAGAATTTAAAATCGCGGTGCCTACTACAGGCACTGTTGTATTGGTAGCCCGCTATGTAGGCTATAAGCCGTCCGAGATTACGGTGGGCACACAAACTAAAATTAACTTTTCTTTAGCTGAAGATGTAAATACCCTTAACGAAGTGGTGGTAAACATCGGTTACGGAACAGTAAAGAAAAAGGACTTAACGGGTGCGGTATCTTCTGTAACTGCCGACGTAATTGCAGCAGCTCCGGTTTCTTCAGCACTACAGGCCATTCAGGGTAGAGTTGCCGGTGTGAATATATCCTCTACAGAAGGCTCTCCTGATGCGGAGATGACCATTAGGGTAAGGGGAGGCGGATCGCTTACCGGTGACAATACACCACTTTACATTTTAGATGGTTTCCCTGTTGCTTCTATTTCTGATATTGCGCCAGCGGATATTGAATCAATTGATATCTTAAAAGATGCCTCGTCTACTGCTATTTATGGATCAAGAGGTGCTAATGGTGTAATCTTGGTTACCACTAAAAATAGTAAAAATGGAAAAACAGCCATTAGTTTCAGCTCTTTTACAGGGATTAGAAAACTAGCAAAAAAATTGGATGTATTGACTCCATTGGATTATGCAACATTTCAATATGAGCGCTCTTTGTTGGCAAATGCGCCAAATGAATACACAAAGTATTTCGGGAACTACCAGGATATTGACCTATATGGTAATGTAGTTCCAAATGACTGGCAGGAAATCGTTTTTGGACGTACGGGTACCACTTACAATCAAAACTTAAACATTAGTGGCGGTGGCGAGAAAACTAAATTCAGTTTAAGTCATAGTTATGTGAAAGACAAGGCTATAATGATTGGGTCTGGCTATCAGAGGCATAATATGAATTTTAAGTTAAATCATAAATTGTATGATAAATTAACCCTTGATTTTGGTGTTAGATATTCAGATACTAAAACAGAAGGTGGTGGAGCTAACGAGCAAAACGAGAAATCATCGGCAGATTCGAGATTAAAGTACGCTATGATTTATCCTGCTTTTCCAGTTGGAGATTTAACGGATAATGACGTTACTGATCCGAATTTCAATCTATATAATCCAATTGATGCGATTTATGACAATGATCAGCTAATTCGTAGAAAGATGACCAATTTAAGCGGAGCATTAACCTATAATATTGTTGATGGACTAAGGCTGCGTTCCGAAATTGGTTATGATGGGTATAAAAATGAACAGGACCGTTACTACGGTAGTACAACTTACTTTGTAATTAATAACGTTGCATTATACCCGGGGCTACCAGCAGTTATTTTTACAAATACAACCAGAAATGCAATAAGAAATACCAATACACTATCTTATGATTTTAAGAAGTTATTAGGCAAAGATCATAACCTTAACTTCCTGCTAGGGCATGAATATATTAAAACAGCACAGGAAATACATACTACACAGATTGACGGATTTCCTGCCACCTATGATTTTGATGCTACACGTAAACTATCTGGACAAGGTAAAGAAAGTAAATCAGCGAAAGTGTTTAGCCCTGATGATGTTTTGCTATCTTTTTTCAGCAGGGCAAATTATGATTATAAAGGAAAGTATCTGTTAAGTGCTACCTTTAGAGCAGATGGTTCATCTAAATTTTTAGGAAGTAAAAACCGTTGGGGGTATTTCCCATCTGCTTCTGGTGCCTGGAGAATTTCTGCTGAGGAATTCATGGATGACACAAAGTCATGGTTAAATGATTTAAAATTAAGACTTAGTTACGGAACAGCGGGAAACAACAATATTCCAGTTGGCCAGACTATTCAATTATTCGCTCCAAATGACCCTTCAACGCCTGTTTATACAAATGGATATGCCAACTTCTTAGCACCTAATAAAACTCAGGCCAATCCCGATTTGAAATGGGAAACTACAATTACCAGAAATATTGGTTTAGACTTCTCCCTGTTTAATTCGAAGGTTACTGGTACAATAGACCTATATAAAAATAAGACAAAAGACTTACTCCTCTTGTATTTAACAGGGGGCGGTGGTTATGATAACCAGTATCGCAATATAGGCGCAACAGAAAATAAGGGTCTGGAGTTTTCTGCTAACTGGAATGCGGTTAGAAAAACTAACTTTGATTTAAGCCTTAATGCAAATATTAGTTTTAACAAGAATAAAGTACAATCATTAGGTGGATTGTCTAATTATCCAGGGACTTCTGGATGGGCATCCACAGAAATTGGCGAAGATTATCGAGTTGAAGAAGGTGCTTCTGTAGGAAGGATTTTTGGGTATCAAAGCGATGGAAGATATAATGTTTCTGATTTTCTTCCTTATAATGGATCAGCCTGGCAACGAAAACCCGGCGTAGTGAACGCAACTGATATGATTGGTACGCTAAGACCGGGTTCAATGAAATTAAAAGATTTAAATGGAGATGGAGTTATTAATTTATCTGACAGAACAATTATAGGTAACGCAACTCCTTCACATACTGGTGGTTTCTCTATAAATACAAGAATTTACAACTTCGATATTGGTACTTACTTTAACTGGAGTTATGGCAACGACATTTATAACGCCAATAAAATTGAATATACTTCTACCAGTAAATATAATTCTAGAAATATGATTTCGGTAATGGAAACAGGTTCACGATGGACGAACTTGCGTGCTAATGGAACGATTAGCAACGATGGCGCGGAATTAGAAGCAATGAATGCCAACACCACACTTTGGTCGCCATATATGTCTAAATATGTACTTACAGACTGGGCTGTAGAAGATGGATCATTTCTGAGATTGGGAACCTTAACCCTTGGTTATACTTTAGGTAAGGATTTGTCTAAAAAGCTTGGAATGAAAAGCCTAAGGGTTTATACTTCAGCATATAATTTATTTGTGATTACAAATTATTCTGGATTTGATCCTGAAGTATCAACCAGAAGGAAAGACCCACTAACCCCAGGGGTAGATTATTCTGCATATCCAAAAAGTAAAACATATGTAGTTGGTTTAAATGTGAATTTTTAA
- a CDS encoding nuclear transport factor 2 family protein — translation MKTIITTVLLMTASILTQAQSKVPVISKEETAVNAGIEKLRVAMIAGDKAGLESVLGKELYYTHSNGHIETREQFIKAISTKKSDFVKIDLVHPSVKFLLEGEIALARHILVADTNDGGVPRHIFLGIVQIWKKEKGDWKMISRSSFHVPEEDAH, via the coding sequence ATGAAAACCATTATCACAACAGTATTACTAATGACAGCAAGTATTTTAACACAGGCACAAAGCAAAGTGCCTGTAATAAGCAAGGAAGAAACTGCGGTAAACGCAGGCATTGAAAAATTAAGGGTAGCCATGATAGCCGGAGATAAAGCAGGTTTGGAAAGTGTGCTTGGAAAAGAGCTTTATTATACACACTCTAATGGGCACATTGAAACCCGTGAGCAATTTATAAAGGCAATTAGTACCAAGAAATCTGATTTTGTTAAAATTGATTTGGTACATCCTTCTGTTAAGTTTTTACTGGAAGGTGAAATTGCACTTGCCAGACACATTTTAGTGGCCGATACCAATGATGGCGGCGTGCCAAGGCATATTTTTCTTGGTATTGTACAGATTTGGAAGAAAGAAAAAGGAGACTGGAAGATGATCTCCAGATCTTCATTCCACGTGCCTGAAGAAGACGCACATTAA
- a CDS encoding BamA/TamA family outer membrane protein has product MKFRNVICGIVLALTVPGLASAQYMPADSITVAIAPEYDQVTSLHRDFLGENYRKLWATPVKMRVLNLQKERGGLTIVKLGGGNQTRSIRFKDAGGKEWVLRTIQKYPERALPENLRATIAKNIVQDQVSTGHPFGALVVPPLADALHLPHANPEIVYVGDDPGLMEHRKDFANSAYLFEERALAETDDTDNTEKVQRKLQEDNDHLTDQKLVLRARLLDFIVGDWDRHEDNWRWLPEKKDGVTLYTPIPRDRDKVFYKTSGIFPWVLSHQWLKSNLQPYSENIRDIKGWNFNARYFDRYFLNGLNEQDWKKEISYVQEHISTALIQKAIALMPEVILKQNGAEVTVSLTGRLRNLEEIALAYYRFLAHTVEIPASDEREKFMLRHKDDGDIELTIKNIKKDGTTGRTIYHRTFKQGLTKEIRLYGFAGEDVFEVTGQKPSKIKVRMVGGDDVDEFSVDSQLKNKSRQYVYDRSDEENKFPAPGSVKLKLSTDTTVNQYNKKSFVFDQFGPLFQLNYNIDQGLQLGAGLIWQKQGFRKEPYAFKQEFWTHYSTGRKSFILTYAADFKKAVGENDLKIDANLLGPNNLSNFFGFGNETAFGDADNKGNSGISYYRNRYDYLRADVKLSRLIASDLRLEAGVASSYYTSSSNGNAKRFLKEFDTSNPDEAVFADRIYGGLVSILTYDTRNNISMPKKGVFWKTSVTGQKQVNGNHDTYGAAHTEFRFYLNPGNSGFIIANRVGAGTTFGKPTFYQKMQLGGVHTLRGFHTNRFTGKSMLYNNLDLRVKLFDFTSYITPGTVGIVGFNDVGRVWEQGQSSNTWHYGYGGGLYVVPAELILIQAVVGASKEGALPYISLGFNF; this is encoded by the coding sequence ATGAAATTTAGAAATGTAATTTGTGGTATTGTTTTAGCGCTTACTGTACCTGGTTTGGCCAGTGCACAATACATGCCTGCAGATTCCATTACGGTAGCCATAGCGCCTGAATATGATCAGGTAACATCTTTACACCGGGATTTTTTAGGAGAGAATTACCGTAAGCTTTGGGCTACACCGGTTAAAATGAGGGTGCTAAATCTACAAAAGGAGCGTGGTGGTTTAACCATTGTAAAGCTTGGAGGTGGCAATCAAACCCGTTCTATACGTTTTAAAGATGCCGGAGGTAAGGAATGGGTGTTACGCACCATTCAGAAATATCCGGAACGTGCTTTGCCTGAAAATTTGAGGGCAACGATAGCGAAAAATATTGTGCAGGACCAGGTTTCTACCGGACATCCTTTTGGTGCACTGGTGGTTCCGCCTTTGGCTGATGCACTTCATTTACCCCATGCCAATCCAGAAATTGTTTATGTTGGGGATGATCCGGGATTGATGGAGCACCGGAAGGATTTCGCAAATTCTGCCTACCTGTTTGAAGAACGTGCCTTAGCAGAAACTGATGATACAGACAATACCGAAAAGGTACAACGGAAATTGCAGGAAGATAATGATCATTTAACGGATCAAAAGCTGGTACTTAGGGCCAGGTTACTTGATTTTATTGTAGGCGATTGGGACCGGCACGAGGACAACTGGCGCTGGTTGCCGGAAAAAAAGGATGGTGTAACGTTATATACGCCCATTCCACGAGATAGAGATAAGGTGTTTTATAAAACATCTGGTATTTTTCCCTGGGTACTTTCACATCAATGGTTAAAATCTAACCTGCAGCCTTATAGCGAAAATATCCGTGACATAAAAGGCTGGAATTTTAATGCGCGTTACTTTGACCGCTATTTTTTAAATGGTTTAAATGAGCAGGACTGGAAAAAAGAAATCAGCTATGTGCAAGAGCACATCAGTACGGCATTGATCCAAAAAGCTATTGCTTTAATGCCTGAAGTAATTTTAAAGCAGAATGGGGCGGAAGTAACCGTTTCCTTAACGGGAAGATTAAGGAATTTAGAAGAGATTGCATTAGCATATTACCGTTTTCTGGCACATACCGTTGAAATTCCTGCTTCTGATGAAAGGGAGAAATTTATGCTGAGGCATAAAGATGACGGAGATATAGAGCTGACGATTAAAAATATTAAAAAGGATGGGACAACCGGGCGTACCATTTACCATAGAACTTTTAAGCAAGGGCTAACGAAAGAAATTAGGTTATATGGTTTTGCAGGAGAAGATGTTTTTGAGGTTACAGGGCAAAAGCCATCTAAAATAAAGGTAAGGATGGTTGGCGGTGATGATGTAGATGAGTTTAGTGTCGATTCTCAGCTAAAGAACAAATCCAGACAATATGTTTACGACAGATCTGACGAGGAAAATAAATTTCCCGCTCCTGGATCTGTTAAATTGAAACTATCAACAGATACCACTGTAAACCAATACAACAAAAAAAGCTTTGTATTTGATCAGTTTGGACCACTTTTTCAACTTAATTACAATATAGATCAGGGCTTACAGCTTGGCGCCGGATTGATTTGGCAAAAGCAGGGTTTTAGAAAAGAACCTTATGCCTTTAAACAGGAGTTTTGGACGCATTACTCTACCGGTAGAAAATCTTTTATCCTGACGTATGCAGCTGATTTTAAAAAGGCCGTAGGGGAAAATGATTTAAAAATTGATGCCAATCTGTTGGGCCCAAATAATTTAAGTAACTTCTTTGGTTTTGGAAATGAAACAGCATTTGGAGATGCGGACAATAAAGGCAATAGTGGAATTTCCTATTACCGGAACCGCTATGATTACTTAAGGGCAGATGTTAAACTTAGTCGCCTGATCGCTTCAGATTTACGGCTTGAGGCCGGTGTTGCCAGCTCATATTATACCAGTAGCAGCAATGGAAATGCAAAAAGGTTTTTGAAGGAGTTTGATACAAGTAATCCTGATGAGGCTGTTTTTGCTGACCGGATTTACGGTGGTTTGGTCAGCATACTTACTTACGATACCAGGAATAATATTAGTATGCCCAAAAAAGGCGTTTTCTGGAAAACTTCAGTTACCGGACAAAAACAGGTAAACGGGAACCACGATACGTATGGCGCTGCACATACAGAATTTCGTTTTTACCTCAATCCAGGCAACTCCGGATTTATTATTGCAAACCGTGTGGGGGCAGGAACCACATTTGGAAAGCCTACCTTTTACCAGAAAATGCAATTGGGTGGTGTTCATACCTTAAGGGGCTTTCATACCAATAGGTTTACCGGAAAAAGTATGTTATACAATAACCTGGATTTGCGTGTAAAGTTATTTGATTTTACCTCTTATATTACTCCAGGTACAGTGGGTATAGTAGGTTTTAACGATGTGGGAAGAGTTTGGGAACAGGGACAATCTTCTAATACCTGGCATTATGGCTACGGTGGTGGATTGTATGTTGTGCCTGCAGAATTGATTCTGATCCAGGCCGTGGTTGGTGCTTCTAAAGAAGGGGCACTTCCGTACATTTCCCTGGGATTTAATTTTTAA
- a CDS encoding NAD(P)/FAD-dependent oxidoreductase, which translates to MMRKKIVIVGGGFAGVNLAKALGKYQEFDVLLVDKNNYNFFPPLIYQVATSFLEPASISYPFRKLFAGKQNLRFRLGVLKQILPEENKIILSNGTISYDELVFATGAETNYFGNENIRKQAIPMKTLGDALQMRNTLLMRIEQATISTDAEEIKRLLTIVVAGGGPTGVEISGMFAEMRMGIIRKDYPELAGKGGEIYLVDGGKMVLSPMSEKSQVYTTAALTKLGVKLVMSTHVDDFIDDQVILSDGTTIPSKNLIWAAGVSAKIFDGIPSTCYGRGKRMLVDANNKVIGMENIYAIGDTCLQTTDANFPQGHPQLAQVAIQQGKNLAKNFKRAATAQPLLPFKYVDKGSMAIIGRNKAVADLVTPNLHLSGLIAWMAWLFVHLMSLITYANRARTFWHWMVAYFTKDHSLRMIIKPIKEEDIV; encoded by the coding sequence ATGATGCGTAAAAAGATAGTTATTGTAGGGGGCGGCTTTGCTGGTGTAAACCTGGCCAAAGCTTTAGGAAAATATCAGGAGTTTGATGTGTTGTTGGTAGATAAAAATAACTATAATTTCTTTCCACCCCTAATTTACCAGGTGGCCACCTCGTTTCTGGAGCCAGCAAGTATCAGCTACCCTTTTAGAAAACTGTTTGCCGGGAAACAGAATTTGCGTTTCAGGCTGGGCGTTTTAAAACAAATACTTCCTGAGGAAAATAAAATTATCCTTAGCAATGGAACAATAAGTTACGATGAGCTTGTTTTTGCTACAGGTGCTGAAACCAATTACTTTGGAAACGAGAACATCAGGAAACAAGCTATCCCTATGAAAACCCTTGGCGACGCTCTACAGATGCGCAATACCTTATTGATGCGGATAGAGCAAGCCACTATTTCTACTGATGCGGAGGAAATTAAAAGGCTTTTAACCATTGTAGTAGCTGGAGGAGGACCGACGGGCGTGGAGATTTCTGGTATGTTTGCGGAAATGAGGATGGGAATTATCCGCAAGGATTATCCTGAACTTGCAGGTAAAGGTGGAGAGATCTACCTTGTAGATGGAGGTAAAATGGTGCTGTCGCCTATGAGTGAGAAATCTCAGGTATATACTACAGCGGCACTCACTAAATTGGGTGTTAAACTTGTAATGAGTACCCATGTTGATGATTTTATAGATGACCAGGTCATTTTATCTGACGGTACAACCATTCCGTCCAAAAACCTGATCTGGGCTGCGGGAGTAAGCGCTAAGATATTTGACGGCATACCTTCTACTTGTTACGGCAGGGGAAAACGTATGCTGGTGGATGCCAATAATAAGGTGATAGGTATGGAAAATATTTATGCCATTGGTGATACCTGTCTGCAAACTACAGATGCTAATTTCCCTCAGGGCCACCCACAACTTGCCCAGGTTGCCATACAGCAGGGTAAAAACCTGGCTAAGAACTTTAAGCGTGCTGCTACGGCCCAGCCGCTGCTGCCTTTTAAATATGTTGATAAAGGTAGCATGGCAATTATTGGTAGAAACAAAGCTGTAGCAGACCTGGTGACGCCAAACTTGCACCTAAGCGGACTCATTGCCTGGATGGCATGGTTATTTGTGCACTTAATGTCGTTGATTACTTACGCAAACAGGGCCAGAACTTTCTGGCATTGGATGGTTGCTTATTTCACCAAAGACCACTCGCTCAGAATGATCATAAAGCCTATAAAGGAGGAAGATATAGTGTGA
- a CDS encoding sodium/sugar symporter, with protein MNTLHTYDYVVFFIYFIIVSSYGIWVYRKKKSATRDSKDYFLAEGSLTWWAIGASLIASNISAEQFIGMSGSGFKMGLAIATYEWMAAATLIVVAVFFIPVYLKNKIFTMPQFLSQRYNGTVAMIMAIFWLMLYIVVNLMSILYLGALAISNISGVDIFTCIALLAVFSILITLGGMKVIGYTDVIQVFFLILGGLVATYIALDLLATKSGQVGVMNGLTLLHNEANDHFHMIFDKENRNYISLPGLSVLIGGMWIVNLNYWGCNQYITQRALGADLKTARGGILFAAFLKLLMPAIVVLPGIAAYVLYTKYGMFHTEMLDSKGIVDVNKAYPSLLNLLPLGIKGLSFAALTAAIVASLAGKANSIATIFTLDIYKKAINQNASENNMVNVGKITVVISIILAVIMSLIIGEQLMGEGKQGFNYIQEYTGFVSPGIFAMFILGFFWKRTTSNAALFATIGGFIFSIVLKFLPLWVNLDFLTPYGLYQPNFDNNGIFEIPFLDRMGLVFLLCIIGMSIITNIENRRGVVPKGLEVDTKMFKTSPGFAIGALIIIVMLTALYTIFW; from the coding sequence ATGAACACATTACACACGTACGATTATGTCGTATTTTTTATCTACTTTATTATTGTATCCTCTTATGGGATTTGGGTTTACAGAAAAAAGAAATCTGCCACCCGAGACTCTAAAGATTATTTTCTTGCAGAAGGATCATTAACCTGGTGGGCCATTGGCGCCTCTTTAATTGCATCAAACATCTCTGCCGAACAATTTATTGGAATGAGCGGCTCCGGATTTAAAATGGGTTTAGCGATTGCTACTTATGAGTGGATGGCAGCAGCAACCTTAATTGTAGTTGCTGTTTTTTTTATTCCGGTATATCTTAAAAATAAGATTTTTACCATGCCCCAGTTTCTTAGCCAGCGTTACAATGGTACCGTAGCTATGATTATGGCTATATTCTGGCTCATGTTGTACATTGTGGTCAACCTGATGTCTATTTTATACCTTGGAGCCTTAGCCATAAGTAACATTTCTGGAGTAGATATTTTTACCTGTATAGCTTTGCTTGCAGTGTTTTCCATTTTGATTACGCTGGGCGGTATGAAAGTTATCGGTTACACGGATGTAATACAGGTGTTTTTCCTCATTCTGGGTGGATTAGTTGCTACCTATATCGCGCTTGATCTACTGGCTACTAAATCCGGGCAGGTAGGGGTGATGAACGGATTAACCTTGTTGCATAATGAAGCCAATGATCATTTCCATATGATATTTGACAAAGAAAACCGCAACTATATCAGTTTACCAGGTCTTTCGGTGTTAATTGGCGGTATGTGGATTGTGAACCTTAACTACTGGGGTTGTAATCAGTATATCACGCAACGTGCCCTGGGCGCTGACTTAAAAACAGCAAGGGGCGGAATTTTATTTGCTGCTTTCTTAAAGCTATTGATGCCTGCAATTGTGGTGTTGCCTGGAATTGCAGCGTATGTTTTGTATACAAAATATGGCATGTTCCATACCGAAATGCTGGATTCAAAGGGTATTGTAGATGTAAATAAAGCCTATCCGAGTTTGTTGAATTTATTGCCTCTTGGTATTAAAGGTTTGTCTTTTGCTGCACTTACTGCGGCTATAGTAGCCTCTCTTGCGGGTAAAGCAAATAGTATCGCTACCATATTTACCTTAGATATTTACAAAAAAGCCATTAACCAAAATGCTTCCGAAAACAATATGGTTAATGTAGGTAAGATTACCGTTGTCATTTCCATTATTCTTGCAGTAATTATGTCGCTGATTATCGGAGAGCAGCTTATGGGCGAGGGTAAACAAGGATTTAATTACATTCAGGAATATACTGGTTTTGTCTCTCCTGGAATTTTTGCCATGTTTATTTTAGGGTTTTTCTGGAAAAGGACCACTTCAAATGCGGCACTTTTTGCTACCATAGGTGGCTTTATATTTTCTATTGTCCTTAAGTTTTTACCACTTTGGGTAAACCTGGATTTTTTAACCCCGTATGGTTTATATCAACCTAATTTTGATAATAACGGAATCTTTGAAATTCCATTCCTGGACAGAATGGGATTGGTATTCTTACTCTGTATTATAGGAATGAGTATCATTACCAACATTGAAAATAGAAGGGGTGTAGTTCCTAAAGGTCTGGAAGTAGATACAAAGATGTTTAAAACCTCTCCGGGTTTTGCAATCGGTGCGCTTATTATTATCGTGATGTTAACTGCACTTTATACCATTTTTTGGTAA
- a CDS encoding LacI family DNA-binding transcriptional regulator — protein MFEPSTLKDIAKALGLSTSTVSRALRDTHEISAETKKIVLEYAQKINYFPNPIALSLKERRSKSIGVIVSEVANNYFSQAINGIESIAYDRGYHVIITQTHESYDREKVNVQHLASRSVDGLLISLSSETNDVTHLKNLHDRGLPIVFFDRVADEIDTHKVIADNEKGAYKATAQLISQGCKKIAHLTSSEHLSISIERLKGYKQALKDHGIPVNENYIKHCPHGGMFHEEVEIAVKELMDLADRPDALFIAGDRLSMGCLIVFKTLGIKVPEDMAIAGFSNSDVLDLLNPSLTSVRQPAFEIGQIATDMLIKLIESKYPVYEFEKKVLDTSMFIRNSTIL, from the coding sequence ATGTTTGAGCCTTCTACTTTAAAAGACATTGCCAAAGCCCTGGGGCTTTCAACCTCCACTGTTTCAAGAGCTTTAAGAGATACCCATGAGATTAGTGCAGAGACAAAAAAGATAGTACTGGAGTACGCACAAAAAATAAATTATTTTCCAAACCCGATTGCACTAAGCTTAAAAGAACGCCGAAGTAAATCTATTGGTGTAATTGTAAGTGAAGTGGCCAACAATTATTTTTCACAGGCCATTAATGGTATTGAATCTATTGCTTATGACCGGGGCTACCACGTAATTATCACACAAACACATGAATCTTACGATCGTGAAAAAGTAAATGTTCAGCATTTAGCTTCCCGCTCTGTAGACGGGCTTCTGATCTCTCTATCCTCTGAAACAAATGATGTTACGCATTTAAAGAACTTGCATGACCGTGGTTTACCCATCGTATTTTTTGATCGGGTGGCCGATGAAATAGATACCCATAAGGTAATAGCAGACAATGAAAAAGGAGCGTATAAAGCTACCGCCCAACTCATTAGTCAAGGCTGCAAAAAAATAGCTCATTTAACCAGTTCTGAGCATCTTTCTATCAGTATTGAAAGGCTGAAAGGCTATAAGCAGGCCTTGAAAGATCATGGCATACCTGTAAATGAAAATTATATTAAACATTGTCCGCATGGGGGCATGTTTCATGAAGAGGTAGAAATTGCAGTTAAAGAGCTGATGGATTTGGCAGATAGACCTGATGCCTTATTTATAGCGGGCGATCGGCTTAGTATGGGTTGTTTGATTGTTTTTAAAACCCTGGGCATCAAAGTTCCCGAAGATATGGCCATTGCAGGATTCAGCAATTCTGATGTTTTAGATCTATTGAACCCTTCTTTAACCTCTGTACGTCAACCTGCTTTCGAAATTGGACAAATTGCTACAGATATGCTGATTAAACTGATAGAAAGCAAATATCCGGTGTATGAGTTTGAAAAGAAAGTTCTGGATACCAGCATGTTTATACGTAACAGCACAATTCTATAA